A section of the Pristiophorus japonicus isolate sPriJap1 chromosome 4, sPriJap1.hap1, whole genome shotgun sequence genome encodes:
- the LOC139262109 gene encoding complement C1q tumor necrosis factor-related protein 2-like: protein MMLWLILLACFTSHAANQLPTKQKSSITIDPSQLICSAPGPPGAPGPPGYPGLPGTIGRMGFPGKDGADGKDGQKGEKGGQGDRGKLGITGKPAVKGIRGAVGKAGPRGPRGIKGDQGNPGANGPEGANGIKGESGFPGICKCGINTARSAFSVAITYSYPKERMPITFDKVLINEGGHYNVSSGKFICGIPGIYYFSYDITLANKHLAIGLVHNGQYRIKTFDANTGNYDVASGSTIMYLKRKDEVWLQIFYSEQNGLFYDPHWADSLFTGFMIYVDQDYLNEIEEEQIL from the exons ATGATGCTCTGGCTGATTCTCCTTGCCTGCTTTACATCCCATGCTGCCAATCAACTTCCGACGAAACAAAAGTCGTCTATTACAATTGATCCTTCCCAGCTTATCTGCAGCGCACCTGGTCCTCCAGGGGCTCCTGGACCTCCAGGTTATCCTGGGCTACCAGGTACTATTGGAAGAATGGGATTTCCTGGAAAAGATGGTGCAGATGGGAAGGATGGTCAAAAAGGAGAAAAAGGAGGACAAG GTGACAGAGGAAAACTCGGAATAACCGGAAAACCTGCTGTGAAGGGAATACGGGGAGCTGTTGGCAAGGCAGGTCCCCGAGGACCAAGGGGTATTAAAGGGGATCAAGGTAATCCAGGAGCTAATGGACCAGAAGGCGCTAATGGAATCAAAGGCGAATCTGGTTTTCCTGGAATCTGCAAATGTGGCATAAATACGGCAAGGTCTGCCTTCTCTGTAGCCATCACCTACAGCTACCCAAAGGAACGTATGCCCATTACATTTGACAAAGTGCTTATAAATGAAGGAGGACACTATAATGTTTCCAGTGGCAAATTTATATGTGGTATACCTGGCATTTACTACTTCTCCTATGATATTACTCTAGCAAATAAGCACCTTGCAATTGGGCTGGTGCACAATGGGCAATATCGTATAAAGACTTTTGATGCTAACACTGGGAACTATGATGTAGCCTCTGGCTCTACTATTATGTACCTGAAACGTAAGGATGAAGTTTGGCTGCAGATATTCTACTCTGAACAGAATGGTCTGTTTTATGATCCACATTGGGCAGACAGTTTATTCACTGGTTTTATGATTTACGTTGATCAGGACTATCTGAATGAAATTGAAGAAGAACAAATACTCTAG